One Gossypium hirsutum isolate 1008001.06 chromosome A11, Gossypium_hirsutum_v2.1, whole genome shotgun sequence genomic window carries:
- the LOC107898672 gene encoding uncharacterized protein has protein sequence MFTQGLDKDAFRWVRAGGAAKNRDFFGVTMAVKQALDPITSLRNAGLPPSAKFRNGHLSQNIIPVSGNDDGSESDMDISSDSEEHAHDGQYSFISSPQDDKVHNVAAASMQKSEAHGHYGPQLKLGNGAQRPAQVCGGKADTVDKQFSDSACSTEVSYMQYRSNNGGAPPGEAYNSDSYSSTVTSRVFHTGGMQKVKPFHYDTIIQDNSGDEILDQSVRTVEHGGTNESTNNMPTRRPIFHASGLGPWCAVLSYDACVRLCLNSWAKGCTEEAPYFLNQECAELRKAFGLQQVLLQPEEELLAKQSSELVSEAAAPKSKRFIGKMKVQVRKVKMGLDPPPGCNLSIVKMESVHQRFCKVNSMLHSGWEALRKVRLAPNTPVNGSLSKQSLAYLQASSQYIKEVSKLLKTGVTTLRSNSTSYEEIPETYCCLLKLKSSSEDDVTKMQPGSSETHVFLPDGLGDDLIVKVHDSKGQYCGHVLAQVVSIADDPGDKLRWWPIYHEPDHELVGRIQLYIHYSTSQEENNLKCGSVAETVAYDLLMEVAMKVQHFQERNLLLHGPWKWLVNEFASYYGVSDAYTKLRYLSYIMDVATPTADCLTLIHDLLSPVKSNTKHKLSHQENRILGEVEDQVQQILNVIFENYKSLDESLPSGMMSVFKAATGSPAPALVPAIKLYSLLHDILTPEIQLKFCGYFQAAAKKRSRRHQAETDEFILSNNGSALMDPMTLSMSYQKMKILISSIKNEIFTDIEIHKQNILPSFIDLPNLSAPIYSADLCSRLRAFLVSCPPPGPSRPVIELVIATADFQRDLSSSNIKPVKGGVEAKELFHSYITCWIEEKRHSLLDSCKLDKVKCSDIKTSQSTTPFIDDMYDQLTETLNEYEIIISRWPEFTIILENAVADVEKAIIKALERQYADVLAPLKDGLAPKIIGKYVHKFTKGTAVIYVVPDELGVLLNSMKRILFVLHPKIETKLKSWCPCTPPGGNAIPGEPLSEITVMLRADFRNHIQAIVEKLAENTKVQTATKLKKIIQDSKETVVESDVRSRMQPLKDLLINMIENLHSVFEPHVFITVCRNFWDRMGQDVLHFMENRRENMSWYKGLRIAISVLDEIFAAQMQKLLGNALQEKDLEPPPSVIEVRSMFARIF, from the exons ATGTTCACCCAAGGCCTTGACAAGGATGCGTTCAGATGGGTTCGTGCG GGAGGTGCTGCCAAGAACAGAGATTTTTTCGGTGTGACCATGGCAGTAAAACAAGCACTTGACCCTATTACCAGTTTAAGAAATGCTGGATTACCTCCTTCTGCAAAATTTCGTAATGGACATTTATCCCAGAATATAATACCTGTTAGTGGCAATGATGATGGTTCAGAATCAGACATGGACATCTCATCTGATTCTGAAGAGCATGCCCATGACGGGCAGTACTCGTTCATTTCATCTCCACAAGATGATAAGGTGCATAATGTTGCAGCTGCTTCGATGCAGAAATCAGAGGCTCATGGTCATTATGGACCTCAGCTGAAACTAGGAAATGGTGCTCAGAGACCAGCTCAGGTCTGTGGTGGGAAGGCGGACACTGTAGATAAGCAATTTTCAGATTCTGCCTGTAGCACTGAAGTTTCGTATATGCAGTATAGAAGCAACAATGGTGGTGCACCTCCTGGGGAAGCATATAATTCAGATAGTTATTCTTCTACAGTTACTTCTAGG GTTTTTCATACTGGAGGAATGCAAAAGGTGAAGCCTTTTCACTATGATACCATTATTCAAGATAACAGCGGGGATGAGATTCTCGACCAATCAGTGAG GACTGTGGAACATGGAGGAACCAACGAATCCACTAATAATATGCCCACACGTCGCCCTATATTTCATGCAAG TGGGCTTGGTCCATGGTGTGCAGTGCTGTCTTATGATGCTTGTGTACGTTTATGCTTAAATTCATGGGCCAAAGGTTGCACAGAAGAGGCTCCCTACTTCTTGAATCAAGAATGTGCAGAGTTGCGGAAAGCATTTGG TCTACAGCAGGTACTATTGCAGCCAGAAGAAGAGCTATTGGCAAAACAATCTTCTGAGTTAGTTAGTGAAGCAGCTGCTCCTAAATCAAAGAGGTTCATTGGCAAAATGAAAGTTCAAG TGCGTAAAGTCAAAATGGGTTTAGATCCTCCTCCTGGCTGCAATCTATCTATAGTGAAGATGGAATCCGTTCATCAACGTTTCTGCAAAGTAAACTCGATGTTGCATTCTGGATGGGAAGCTCTTCGGAAAGTTCGATTGGCTCCCAATACGCCTGTAAATGGTTCTCTTTCAAAGCAAAGCCTAGCTTATCTGCAGGCTAGCAGCCAGTATATAAAGGAGGTATCCAAGCTCTTGAAAACTGGAGTGACTACTTTGCGCAGCAATTCAACATCATATGAAGAAATTCCAG AAACATATTGTTGCTTGCTGAAATTGAAAAGTTCTTCTGAGGATGATGTGACCAAAATGCAACCAGGATCCAGTGAAACTCATGTGTT CTTACCTGATGGCCTTGGTGACGATTTGATTGTCAAAGTTCATGACTCCAAGGGGCAGTATTGTGGTCATGTCCTAGCACAAGTGGTTTCTATTGCCGATGACCCT GGTGACAAGCTTCGATGGTGGCCAATATATCATGAGCCGGATCATGAACTTGTTGGCCGGATTCAACTGTATATACACTATTCAACCAGTCAAGAGGAGAATAATCTCAAG TGTGGTTCTGTTGCAGAAACTGTAGCATATGATCTTTTGATGGAAGTCGCAATGAAAGTTCAGCACTTTCAGGAAAGAAATTTGTTGCTACATGGCCCTTGGAAGTGGTTGGTGAATGAATTTGCATCATACTATGGTGTATCAGATGCATATACAAAGTTAAG ATACCTTTCTTATATCATGGATGTGGCTACACCAACTGCGGACTGCCTTACATTAATACATGATTTACTATCTCCTGTGAAGTCCAATACCAAGCACAAATTAAGTCACCAAGAG AACCGCATCCTTGGGGAAGTTGAGGATCAGGTCCAGCAGATTTTAAATGTGATCTTTGAAAATTACAAGTCATTAGATGAATCATTGCCATCAGGGATGATGAGTGTTTTTAAGGCTGCCACCGGATCACCAGCTCCTGCCTTGGTCCCTGCCATCAAGCTCTATAGCCTATTACATGATATATTAACTCCCGAGATACAACTGAAGTTCTGTGGATATTTTCAG GCTGCTGCAAAAAAGAGATCAAGAAGGCACCAGGCTGAAACAGACGAGTTCATTTTGAGCAATAATGGCAGTGCATTGATGGATCCAATGACTCTTTCAATGTCTTATCagaagatgaaaattttaatttcaagtatCAAGAATGAGATTTTCACCGATATAGAGATCCACAAGCAGAATATTCTTCCTAG TTTTATAGACCTTCCAAATCTTTCTGCACCCATATACAGTGCAGATCTTTGCAGTAGATTGCGAGCATTTCTTGTTTCATGCCCCCCTCCTGGCCCCTCTCGTCCTGTAATAGAACTTGTTATTGCAACAGCAGACTTTCAAAGAGATCTGTCTTCCTCAAATATTAA ACCTGTTAAAGGGGGAGTCGAGGCAAAAGAACTATTTCACTCTTATATAACATGTTGGATTGAAGAGAAGCGCCATTCTTTACTTGATTCATGCAAGCTAGATAAG GTTAAATGTTCTGATATTAAAACATCACAATCAACAACTCCTTTCATAGATGATATGTATGATCAGCTAACAGAGACattgaatgaatatgaaattatcatttcTCGCTGGCCAGAATTCACCATCATCTTGGAAAAT GCTGTAGCAGATGTCGAGAAAGCCATTATTAAAGCTTTAGAGAGACAGTATGCTGATGTTCTAGCTCCACTAAAGGATGGCCTTGCTCCGAAGATAATTGGCAAATATGTTCATAAATTCACCAAAGGAACTGCTGTCATCTATGTTGTTCCGGATGAG TTGGGAGTTCTTTTGAATTCCATGAAAAGGATACTTTTTGTACTGCATCCCAAGATAGAAACCAAGCTGAAGTCATGGTGTCCTTGCACTCCACCTGGTGGAAATGCAATTCCAGGAGAGCCTCTCAGTGAAATTACGGTAATGCTGAGGGCTGACTTCAGAAACCATATTCAAGCGATAGTGGAGAAACTTGCAGAGAAT ACAAAAGTTCAGACTGCTACAAAATTGAAGAAGATAATCCAAGACTCAAAGGAAACCGTTGTAGAGTCGGATGTAAGAAGTAGAATGCAGCCTTTGAAAGATCTTTTGATAAATATGATAGAGAACCTCCATTCTGTTTTTGAGCCACATGTGTTCATAACCGTCTGTCGAAATTTTTGGGACCGGATGGGACAG GATGTTCTACACTTTATGGAAAACCGAAGAGAGAACATGTCCTGGTATAAGGGCTTAAGGATTGCGATTTCG GTTTTGGACGAAATCTTTGCGGCACAGATGCAGAAGTTGCTAGGGAATGCACTCCAGGAAAAAGATTTGGAGCCACCTCCATCTGTGATAGAAGTGCGGTCGATGTTTGCGAGGATTTTTTAA